The genomic region TAGACTGGACTTATCACCAAAGCAGCACGTCAACAGCACAGCTTCAGTCCTACGTCAGTCCTTCAGGTGCATTGTTGCACTGTAGTTATGCATGTTACCCCAACCAAAAGGGAAGAGGAGATACTTCTCTATCGCATACATCAAATATGCTGAGGCTAAATCGTACACTCACATTGCTTTTTTCATACTTCCAGTTTTCCTCCTGTGCTAGGATCTGTTCGACCACAGACATGGCCTCGCGACCCTGCCGGACATACTCCTTCTCCTGAACAagagtgagaggaggaaaaaaaacattagtctTGATCAGTAGGGGAGGAGCATAGACTTATCAGACTGATGCAGGTACCTGTGCTGTGACAGCTCTGCGTCCAAGACCCTCCTCATCCAGATCCTCCTCAGAGCCTGCAGACACAAATTCAGAGCTAAAACTCACATTGTGGCTCAGTGATAAATGTGCAGACATACTGGAAAGAATTACCCACTactaaagacacacacacattgactgtaTTTGAGGCTgattaaagaaaaatgtatcTATAAACATCACCTGCAACGGATTCAGGTGGAGAGTAAAACTGTCCATCTGAAACGGCTCGAGGGTAGATCATGGGGGCTCGTTCGCAGGCTGCGTTCACCGCCGCTAAGTAGGCTGAtatcaaaagagaaaaaaagtttgaaagGGAGACACAAATTTTTGTGGATGCGTGTTCAAACTTGTCAACAAACTTTCCCACACCTCTATCATCGTCAGCCTCCTGAGTGAGCACCTTAAAGTCAAGGAACCAGGTCTCCAGCCAGGCCACCACAAAGGAAGTGATGGGTATGACATAGCCAAAGGCATTCTGGGACAGAAGCTGCGGAAAGACAAGAGCCATGTCATCCCGAAGCTATTACAAGAAGTGTAAGCTCTACTGGTTTACTTCCCCATTGGTAAAAAATTAAGAGATAAGAGAAGTgcataaaaccataaaaacttTTATCAGCTCATCGTCCAGTCAGGCAGCAGACTGCTGCCATAAATGCAGAACTAAAAAGGTTTCTGTGGTTTTGGCTGATGTGTTtgcaccacacacatacacacaactgtCAACTGTCAAAGTGTAGAGGTGAAAGGGAGAGGGACACTCACACTTGATACAATGACCTTAACAACGAGGAAGACGCTGGTCACAAGAGTGGTAACCTGTGGAAGGAAGAAGGATTTACATTTGTGTTATGATTCATGTCCAGATCTGCTCATAAAAGACTTTATATCATTtcgtcagtgtgtgttttaccgTGGCTGACGTCACTTACTGCAATAACCCACCAGTGCTTCAACCGAAAAGCAGCGTAACCCACTTGTAAACACAGGAAACGAAACAAGGCGAGGAGCTGAGACAAGGAGGAAGGAACCGAAAAAAAAGACCTCAGGCATTTACAGCTATCTTGTGTTGCAGACCTGTTGACTTAAGCTAACTTGTGTTAATAAATACAGACATGTGACCAGCCACGACAGCTTATTCAGACACTATAAATCAGCCTGGTCACACTTGACACATAACAATAAGATGAATAACAAGAGCAGGTTTAACATGAGCACTTGATCATTAATGAAGTCAGTGAGAGGTCAAAGCTTTCCAAACATGATCGAGATTACAGACTAACACAGTGCTGTTTTTCTACATTGAAATCActtacaaaaatgtcaaagaagGAAGACCTGTAGTCATAGAGGACGACCTCATTTTTTAAGTTCTCCCAGATTGAGTTGGAGTTCTGCAGGAGAACAGAGCAAAGTGGACATCAGAATCCAACCCATCACAGTTAACAGAACAAAAACCATGACTCTAAAACTCTGTAGAGCCCAAATGAACACTCACATTCAGCTCAATAATCCACAGAAGGGAGATGAAGAGCAGGTCGAACgtcacaaagagacagaaggtGCGGCGGACATCGGAGATGGCCTTGCGCTCTGCGGGTGGCACCAACAGGTACGGGGAAGGAAGGGATAGGGACGTGGAGTAGGAAGCGTTCAGGGAGGCGATGGCAGGGAGGCTGCCCCCGAGTTCCCCATAGTCTCCACCCGGCATTCCTGCGGTGAGACAGGAAACTCCCCCTGCTGCAACAAGGGAGATAAAGTTGCTTATATTTAGTATCACTGTCCTTCTGTTAGGGCTGTTCCAAATACCAGTTTTTGGGCATCAAAGCTTCAGTGAGAGATACAATTATTAATCAAAGGGAGGTAGGGGGAAGATAAGAGATCAGTTTTTATTTGAGGCACCTGCATGAACTTGACAATTAGCCACTTAGGTCACAGTAACATTAACcataaaagtggaaaaaaaaaaatactttgcaaGACGGCTAAGCTGTTTCTTAAGTTTACAGGTGATTAGCCAAGCTCATTTTAGATTTATAATATATGCTAGTTTCCATTTGGATTTCTGGCACTTTTTGGGGTTATCTTCGCAAATGTTGAAACTATTCCAGACACCTGACTTTTCGACCTCTTGGAAGCATATAACAGGTTTTCTTGTGAAACTGTCCCAGTTTCAGTAGTGCTGGACTGCTGGTGACTGACGTTGACAGTGAGTTACAAAACCATTACTAGGTTTAAAAGTCCTTGTCTGAGAAGAATCGCTAATGATAACTAATGCTGGTGCATAATGAGTAATGTTGGGTTACTCTTTCTTAATTTAATGGCTATTTGGGACTTTTTGGGTGATACAATAACCAATATACTGAACCATTcaactgtggctcagaggtagagtgggtcatccactaatcagaTGATTGCAGTTCAATCcttggctcctccagtccacatgtctaagtatccttgggcaagacactgaatcccaaattgctcccaatgtctgttccatcagtgtgtgaatgcgtgtgaatggttactgagtagcaggtggcaccatgtatggtagcctcagcaactagtgtgtgaatgtgtgtaaatgggtgaatgtgactcagtgTAAAAGCATtatgagtggtcggaagactagaaaagcgctatacaagtaCAGTCCATTTAAGTACTGATGTGAATGTCTATTACCATGACAATGATTGACGCTTCGAAGAATTCAGGCCAGCCCTACCTCATGTATTAACCAAAATAACAGGAACGATGCATAGAAAAAAATCTTACACTGTTCAAATATGAAAGTAAAAATCCCTGGTTGCTGAGTAAAAATGTAGTTTATACTCAGTCATTGTTTCATGTCTAATGTGTGTTACAGCAGTACCTAAACAAAGCAACAGCTCCCTTATCTCCATCTGGGCAACATCCTAATGAAAATATTTGGTGAATAAACCATGTTGTAAAAAAGAAAGGTTATGtgacatgttttaattgtgACTGACTTGCTTCTACAAGATCGCACACTGTGTGCATATTtgaacacacataaacaaataacagcagtgaaaacagcagagaaaataCTTAATCTCTCCTCACTACTCTTGTTACTCTGCGTGCAGTCTCATGACTTTCCTCACCTCACCACAGGCGACTTTATCAGTTTTAAGATCCAAAAGTACACATGGCGTGGTTACGATAAACATCTCCAAGTATCATTGTCAGCTTGTCTTCCTACATAAAGAATCACAGCATGCCTTTTAGTCTTTTGGCCATCGGCCCTCTACCAGTGTTACATGTCAGATAGTGTTTCTCCACTGTAGATGTTGCCATAAAACAGCCAGCTCCATGACACTCCATACACAGTGTATGTTGTATCTCATCTGTGCTGTTAGATGTTTGACAGCTTGCCCATGATGCAGGATGATTTTAAGTAAGACTCAGATTTCTAGACTCAACCAGGCAAACAATGTATCCTTTAAAAAGCACATTAACCGTCAGTATATTTAATACTGGAGCCTGTATTCAAAGCTGCTGGCATCACATTTTGgcagtctgtttttttaaccaagaaGTTTGACCACTGGAGCATTGTTGACGCAGTGAATCACGATCAGTCGATGCTGAGCTGGTTTCAATTGTCTCTTAAACTATTTCTAGACAATTAACTTCATGTCAACAGGCATCATGAGACATCTCAGGTTTATCTACTTATGTAGAGAAACTACATTCATCAGCTTTTTGACAGGACATCGTCATGTCTTTATTATTCAGATTTACTTTAGGTTTAGCGGTTCCAGACCCCAACACTCCCCCGCCTCTCACCtctgctaaaaaacaaacaactatgACGGTAACGTTACTTCACTGTCTGCAGggcaagctaacaagctaacttACCCCTGTCAACCAGTGTTAACAGTAAGAGGAAACAGACACGAACTAACCACCGTGATGGCCGGTACACttttgtaaacaaacactgaccaaaTTATAgttagttagctaactagccaCTGAGGTTAGCTAGCACGGTTAGCTAACACCGGCTAACTTACCTTCGTCTCTAGGCAAGCGCTCTCATGCTCCCAAAACTGTTACACCATGAAGACAAATGTCACACTAACACCATGTCTCAAGTGAGCAGCTAGCTACAGAAAGTAACGctataaaataagaaaacagagtTGACTTAACCAcgtatctgttttgtttttcataaatcCCGAATTTTAATCATGAAACTTACTTGATTTACCGCATCATCATCGCCTGACGTTAGTCTTCCGGGCTGGCCTCTCAAAGATTAAAGTCGCCGCAAGATGTATCACTGCGTCGCTACGACACGGCGTAAATCACATGACGGACCGAAACTACATCTCCATCTATTTTAATTTTGGTTTGTGTGgtagaaagaaaggagagaaacTGAATACATTTCGACACAACCTCGGACTAAAATTAGACTTGGGAAAATATGTCATTACGTAAGAAGCAGCAAAGTATGTCAGAGCATGTCACATCATGAGGGCAAACCAGCAGGACATCCCAGTACTTCCCGTGTGTAACGTGCCCTTTCTTTATTCTTACATTTCAACATTATTTTACTTAGGATGAAACAAAGTTGCACACTTTGGCCACTAGAGTGAAGTATAGTCGTCATTATAAACTCTCTCATGCCAAATGTCAAAACTGTACCGAGAGTTAAGGCAGACATAAAAATCTCGCACTTCAATTTCTGGAGAAgacctttaaaaaacaataatacatttagaaaaataaaatctacaaaAGACACCGAAGTATTAGTTGTTTTACGCGAATAAATAAACTCACGGGAGTTCAGCGCTAACAGGAACGGCCAAACAATTCAAGAGAGTAGAATGTATTGCACTTCCGGTTTCGTTATAAAACCGAGTATGGCACTTAAAGAAGACATGAAGAAAAACGCCATTAAACGCGTAAGTCagtcacatttttttcccttttatatctttgtttattcatttatttttaagtggGTACGACTAGCATGTCATGTGATCCGTGTCACATGACCTCTGAatgaattttaaattttaaattgaaCATTTTTCCCCAGTGCATTTTATAcccttttatttattcttataaGCCTTAAAACAAGTTATTATCAAGATGTGTAACCCCTACAATATACCCTATTGtaaaaacattatatttcacCTGCGGTATAAAAATATTGAAGTCCATAAAAAATACGATATTTCTTTACATGTTCTCACCAAcaggttttcaaaaataacCCTATATGTTGTgatttttctaaataaacagtTTGGTTTTGAGTCTATGGTTTTACAGTACTAATTAAGCAAGTGTTTTGTATTGATAAACAGCCCAAGactgtttcagtgtttgtgttgtatgAGGGACAGTGACTAGAAAGggacaaaacaacataaatgtaAATTCACATTTCCTTAGATGAATTCAGatttcacagacacacatatgtACAGATCAGATTaaaggagaaaaggaaaaactgtttattttgatATCATAATGTTGCTCACTTTAAAACAACCACATCACATTGAGAAACAAGagaatggaaaaataaaataaaaataaagacagaataaGCATCAGAGTCCATACATGTCTTCCCATGGTTGTTTTCTTCTGACCCGGGTGGAAAGGGGAGGTGGACAGAGAGCGAAGGAAGGAGGACAGCGTCGGCTGCAGAGCCTCGTCCAGTCGTCCCACTATTTGggcaggtcagaggtcaaagtttCACACAGTTTTTATATACAAACCGCAGCCCAGATGACACACACAGCAATATTTATTCATACCGGGGCCCATCTGAAAACCTTTGTATATCAAATCCTGTATCTTCACTTAAACTGGAAATGAAATTAGATGCTGACTAGAAACATTTAGAAATTGTCATTGACTCTGAGAAAAGAGAGACCAAGTGAATATCTGTGGTAGAAAGACTTCAGAAAGTTTGTATGGTGACCATTTTTACACATATGTCAGTCATACAGCCTGGTTTTAGGCTTGTGCATCGGatataaacagtagaaacaGGACAGAGCGGAGCTACACATACACTGGACGTTAGATTAGAAAAATAGCTCTTACAACAGATCCATGTCATACaattaaaaacatgacaataGAAAAGCGTTAACATACAAAAGGGAATCTGTGAGCACTGAGAAATCCCAAATGAGTCAACAGTATTggactttaaattaaattttttgatTTCTTAACATGGTGTCAGTTCACAATGGATCCAGTTCAAATGTGTGATACATGGAGGTTGGGTCCTGTATTTCAGACAAATTAGAGGTAGCTTTGCCCTTTAAAGATTCATTTTTAAGTTTACTCAAACATGACAAGTGTGGTGTGAAataaccacacacatacactcacttGCTCATGGATTTAACACAATTACAGACAGAAAAAATTTGGTGCTTATAACCGAGTCGTACATAAAGTGATACTCCACCTCTGAATATTTTCAGTATCTGTCTGTTTATTATTGATTCACTCTCTTTAAAATATTACTAAGCATATGGTGGGCAGAATAGAagcacatcatgatacagaaatgaTCTGAGAAGTTTCTATGggcatttttattcattttttagaCCTTGAATAATTGTCACAATCAGAAACATGAAGTAAAGTCGACCACATCTGCTGTTCTCTCTCAAGCTTTAAAGAGGTGAGCGATGTTAAAACCCATAAAATTTCAGTATGTGGTAACTTAAAGGGTAATTTCTGCATTTTTCAACCTCATGTCTCCGTggctaatgggaacaacaagtTTTGGCCCAGGATTAAGTGAGGTaacagtgaaacaggctgcagtacAATTCATGTGGGCAATTgagcaccatcaatttacatccacttaaagtgcttgtttttgccactgacaggctcagtgTGTCActtgtgtctgacaacattatggaaa from Epinephelus moara isolate mb chromosome 18, YSFRI_EMoa_1.0, whole genome shotgun sequence harbors:
- the stard3 gene encoding stAR-related lipid transfer protein 3; this encodes MPGGDYGELGGSLPAIASLNASYSTSLSLPSPYLLVPPAERKAISDVRRTFCLFVTFDLLFISLLWIIELNNSNSIWENLKNEVVLYDYRSSFFDIFLLALFRFLCLQVGYAAFRLKHWWVIAVTTLVTSVFLVVKVIVSSLLSQNAFGYVIPITSFVVAWLETWFLDFKVLTQEADDDRAYLAAVNAACERAPMIYPRAVSDGQFYSPPESVAGSEEDLDEEGLGRRAVTAQEKEYVRQGREAMSVVEQILAQEENWKYEKSNDMGDSVYTLEIPFHGKTFILKAFMQCPAELVYQEVILQPEKMVQWNRTVSACQILQRVDDNTSVSYDVSSGAAGGVVSARDFVNVRRVERKRDCYLSAGMATDHEAKPPCGRFVRGENGPGGFVVLKPSSNPSVCTFIWVLNTDLKGRLPRYLIHQSLAATMFEFMSHLRQRIAELRPSLRSHHHT